In Sphingobacteriia bacterium, the DNA window GTCGTAAACTTAAAGAAATTAATGTAGGGGAAATTGTCCAAGCAGTAGAAGAGCCAATAAAAATAACTCGTTGTAATAATGAAGAAAAATTACGCTGTATGCCAAATCAAACTAAATGTCTTACCCACAATCTTTGGGAAGAACTAAGTAAAGAAATAGAAAAGTATTTAGACTCAGTAACTTTAGATGATTTCAGTAATGGAAGGTTTGTCCATGTATAATGGTAGAATATATTTTGATACTAATTCTACTACACCATTAAATTCATCTGTTATACAGAAAATGAATGAAATGGCAGGTATCCCACTTAACCCTTCCTCTATTCATAGTTTTGGTAGAGAAGCGAGGAAAGTATTAGAAGAAGCTAAAGTTAATATTTGTAAGTTATTGAATATTGATCAAAAAAAATATCATGTTGTGTTTACAAGCAGTGGGACTGAAGCAAATAATTGGGTGTTTAAAGGTTTAGAAGAATTTATTCCTGTAATTTCTGCGGTAGAGCATATTTCTGTTTTAAGTAGCGCTGGTGAAAACAAGCTGATTATAAAAGTAGATAGTAATGGAATTATAGATTTAAAGCATTTAGAAGAAATATTACAGACTTTAAAGAATGAAAATCATAAAAATGTAATTATATCAGTTATTTATGCAAATAATGAAACAGGTGTTATTCAACCTATAAACGAAATAATTGAAATAGCTAAAAAATATGGCGCTATAGTTCATTCTGATATGATTCAGGCAATAGGAAAAACCTATGTTAATTTTAATGAGTTAGATCTCGATTTGTTTACAATTTCAGCTCATAAAATTAATGGTCCTGTTGGTATAGCAGCGCTTTTCATAAAAAGAAATCTACCTATCAAACCAATGTTTGTAGGTGGAGGACAAAATCAGGGTTTAAGAGCTGGAACAGAAAATGTAATAGGTGTTATTGGTTTAAAAACAGCTATAGAAGAAGCGATTAGTAATTTAAATGAATATATATTACATTGTAAAAACCTAAGAGATTATATAGAAGAAAATATTTTTTCAATTACTAAGGATGCTAAATTTATTGGGAAAAATGTAGAAAGGCTTCCTAATACCTCAAGCATTTATATGCCAGGAGTAAGTAATGAAACACAGCTTATTAGTTTTGATATGGAAAGCATATCTGTAAGTGCAGGGTCAGCTTGCTCATCAGGAAGAATAGCTGCGTCTCACGTATTAATCGCATGTGGTATTGGAGAACAAGAAGCTAAAAATATTATTA includes these proteins:
- a CDS encoding Rrf2 family transcriptional regulator, producing the protein MMLTSRGRYAVMAMVHMAKAADKTIPISLGEISVEQNIPLNYLEQIFAKLRKNNLVTSTKGPGGGYRLSRKLKEINVGEIVQAVEEPIKITRCNNEEKLRCMPNQTKCLTHNLWEELSKEIEKYLDSVTLDDFSNGRFVHV
- a CDS encoding cysteine desulfurase, coding for MYNGRIYFDTNSTTPLNSSVIQKMNEMAGIPLNPSSIHSFGREARKVLEEAKVNICKLLNIDQKKYHVVFTSSGTEANNWVFKGLEEFIPVISAVEHISVLSSAGENKLIIKVDSNGIIDLKHLEEILQTLKNENHKNVIISVIYANNETGVIQPINEIIEIAKKYGAIVHSDMIQAIGKTYVNFNELDLDLFTISAHKINGPVGIAALFIKRNLPIKPMFVGGGQNQGLRAGTENVIGVIGLKTAIEEAISNLNEYILHCKNLRDYIEENIFSITKDAKFIGKNVERLPNTSSIYMPGVSNETQLISFDMESISVSAGSACSSGRIAASHVLIACGIGEQEAKNIIRVSLGIQNNKDEADKFINLWRKIYENNQRKVA